Proteins found in one Triticum aestivum cultivar Chinese Spring chromosome 4D, IWGSC CS RefSeq v2.1, whole genome shotgun sequence genomic segment:
- the LOC123099350 gene encoding auxin-responsive protein SAUR71-like: protein MAWRKKNGGESLSPGASPCRDDEREKVPRGHVPMVTGCGARVVVPVRLLREPCIAELLDMAAQQYGYGQPGVLRIPCDAGHFRRVVDGALHRAD from the coding sequence ATGGCATGGAGGAAGAAGAACGGCGGCGAGTCGTTGTCCCCCGGCGCCTCGCCGTGCCGCGACGACGAGCGGGAGAAGGTCCCGAGAGGGCACGTCCCGATGGTCACCGGCTGCGGCGCGCGCGTGGTGGTGCCGGTGAGGCTGCTCCGGGAGCCATGCATCGCGGAGCTGCTTGACATGGCGGCGCAGCAGTACGGGTATGGCCAGCCGGGCGTGCTGCGTATCCCGTGCGACGCCGGACATTTCCGCCGGGTCGTCGACGGTGCGCTGCACAGAGCCGACTAG
- the LOC123099349 gene encoding auxin-responsive protein SAUR71 translates to MAWRKKNGGESSSPGASPCRDDEREKVPRGHVPMVTGCGARVVVPVRLLRDPCIAELLDMAAQQYGYGQPGVLRIPCDAGHFRRVVDGALHRAD, encoded by the coding sequence ATGGCATGGAGGAAGAAGAACGGCGGCGAGTCGTCTTCGCCCGGCGCCTCACCGTGCCGCGACGACGAGCGGGAGAAGGTCCCCAGAGGGCACGTCCCGATGGTCACCGGCTGCGGCGCGCGCGTGGTGGTGCCGGTGAGGCTGCTCCGGGACCCGTGCATCGCGGAGCTGCTTGACATGGCGGCGCAGCAGTACGGGTACGGCCAGCCGGGCGTGCTGCGGATCCCATGCGACGCCGGACACTTCCGCCGGGTCGTCGACGGCGCGCTGCACAGAGCCGACTAG
- the LOC123100149 gene encoding auxin-responsive protein SAUR71-like gives MAWGKKKVGESASPGASPCHLDERHKVPRGHVPMVTGCGQRVVVAVRLLRDPCIAELLRMAARQYGYGQPGMLRIPCDAGHFRRVVDGALRAQSRLAARPDT, from the coding sequence ATGGCATGGGGGAAGAAGAAAGTTGGCGAGTCGGCATCGCCCGGCGCCTCGCCATGCCACTTGGACGAGCGGCACAAGGTCCCGAGAGGGCACGTCCCGATGGTCACCGGCTGCGGCCAGCGCGTGGTGGTGGCCGTGAGGCTGCTCCGGGACCCATGCATCGCGGAGCTGCTTCGCATGGCGGCGCGGCAGTACGGGTACGGCCAGCCGGGCATGCTGCGGATCCCATGCGACGCCGGACATTTCCGCCGGGTCGTCGACGGAGCGCTGCGTGCACAGAGCCGACTAGCCGCCCGGCCTGACACGTGA
- the LOC123100172 gene encoding auxin-responsive protein SAUR71-like produces the protein MASRKKSGSEPSAPGHSEKVPRGHVPMVTSCGERVVVPVKLLAVPCIAELLDMAAQRYGYGQPGVLRVPCDAAHFRRVLDCALRRAG, from the coding sequence ATGGCGTCGAGGAAGAAGAGTGGCAGCGAGCCATCAGCGCCGGGCCACAGCGAGAAGGTCCCGAGGGGGCACGTCCCGATGGTCACCAGCTGCGGCGAGCGCGTGGTGGTGCCCGTGAAGCTCCTCGCTGTTCCCTGCATCGCGGAGCTGCTTGACATGGCGGCGCAACGGTACGGGTATGGCCAGCCGGGCGTGCTCCGGGTACCTTGCGATGCGGCGCATTTCCGGCGGGTCCTGGATTGCGCGCTGCGGAGAGCCGGCTAG